In Eucalyptus grandis isolate ANBG69807.140 chromosome 4, ASM1654582v1, whole genome shotgun sequence, the following proteins share a genomic window:
- the LOC104443276 gene encoding Werner Syndrome-like exonuclease, whose amino-acid sequence MHSLHKITSYGQQIYACITYDPSIVTRWINDVERAYLPWLNRLVVGLDIEWRPNLEPGVIHPVATLQLVHAFLTNPNYTFVGVGIEDVATKLSDDYGLAVLRMVDLRMLAVGRWRNPSLGYMGLKKLVKVILRKDPEKPREITLSQWGELASVGV is encoded by the exons ATGCATTCTCTTCACAAGATCACCTCCTACGGCCAGCAAATTTACGCTTGCATCACCTACGACCCCTCCATCGTCACACGTTGGATCAACGACGTGGAGCGAGCCTACCTGCCTTGGCTGAATCGGCTTGTCGTTGGCCTCGACATTGAGTGGCGCCCGAACCTCGAGCCAGGCGTCATCCACCCTGTGGCTACACTGCAACT tgtccatgcatttctcaCGAATCCCAACTATACATTCGTCGGTGTCGGCATCGAGGATGTCGCAACAAAGCTGAGCGACGACTATGGGCTTGCTGTGTTGCGCATGGTTGATCTCCGTATGCTGGCGGTGGGGAGGTGGCGGAACCCGTCATTGGGTTACATGGGGCTGAAGAAATTAGTCAAAGTTATACTCCGCAAAGATCCCGAGAAGCCCAGAGAGAT
- the LOC104442297 gene encoding nuclear pore complex protein NUP62-like, with product MSDFWFGSSGATASSPSYFPAPFGVAPSSSSSSTSSVSSAPTSSFGCGLAGAVPVGTPFGAPRLAGDDDSWLLGRFKRGGSPGPSPFGSSSPSRSFGSSASSAASPFDTPAPSSGARSGWGSFGTPQSAASSGSSLFGAATADAPPFGVASRLWSVLPFAAAAAASNPRSSPAPAPCGFAPHFSASSASSAPSFSSGSTPAASAPTLFGTPSSAASGGSSPSGMVQPAASPSPVGPSSPSLLFGSSGSSASSLFGTPSPSSSASSGSSVFGAATFGAPLFATSSSASSPLVGAAPTSSSTSTTAVAPPLFGTPSSSAAASGASSFGGTASAASSGAPLFGTGLSLFGTTATSASASTPSAGGSASAYSSTTLPSFAEGASSAAASLTASAVSAGSSTPASSFTEFGVTATPASSATASSVPSFSRSTKTSTPASSQAPSATTVSAFSAPATTSAGTTASSASTTAAPTSSLGVASSNGTTSSTSSAAARPSEIVSMATPTSTTTTPLQESNIGADDQSSVPTPEPAEESTTDLSDVEPADLDAVDEILGVIEPRYGESLPSSSDPSDSLTPVAFGDVRAKWEELYQLTKGGYSQIASNSALECRIKHLLAELSSGEDCFTKTPEFRHECEEFAKHFACGTEVYRLNCDKIESSIAAEEGFDKLEDRLTAGKQTLKEHRSSYQAAVDRKAELTEEKERLEAVLAEVQRQIESTQLEVQREGRSMKQQLRDVVTTMQEYDRQQTEVDRHLSIRRVCVANNKTLDEDLSDFRRSVKKLIDDPEYIVI from the exons ATGTCTGACTTCTGGTTCGGATCCTCCGGCGCCACCGCGTCCAGCCCTAGTTACTTCCCCGCTCCCTTCGGCGtcgctccctcctcttcctcttcgtcgaCGTCGTCGGTGTCCTCTGCTCCTACATCCTCCTTCGGATGCGGCCTCGCGGGGGCCGTGCCGGTGGGGACACCCTTCGGTGCGCCGCGGTTGGCCGGCGACGATGACTCGTGGCTATTAGGAAGGTTTAAGCGCGGCGGAAGCCCCGGTCCGTCGCCGTTCGGGTCCAGTTCTCCTTCGCGATCCTTTGGCTCGTCGGCGAGCTCTGCTGCTTCTCCGTTCGATACGCCTGCGCCTTCTTCCGGTGCGCGCTCAGGTTGGGGCTCGTTTGGGACGCCTCAATCCGCGGCGAGTTCTGGATCGTCCTTGTTTGGAGCGGCCACTGCCGATGCGCCGCCGTTCGGGGTGGCTTCGAGG CTCTGGAGCGTCCTccccttcgccgccgccgccgccgcctccaaCCCCCGCTCCTCCCCCGCTCCCGCTCCCTGCGGCTTCGCTCCCCACTTTTCCGCTTCGTCGGCGTCCTCTGCTCCTTCATTCTCATCCGGCTCCACACCGGCGGCTTCGGCGCCGACGCTCTTCGGCACGCCCTCGTCGGCCGCGTCCGGAGGATCGTCGCCCTCCGGAATGGTCCAGCCTGCCGCGAGCCCGTCGCCGGTCGGGCCGAGTTCCCCTTCGCTATTGTTCGGCTCGTCGGGGAGCTCCGCTTCTTCTCTGTTCGGTACGCCTTCGCCTTCTTCCAGTGCGAGCTCGGGTTCGTCCGTGTTTGGAGCGGCCACTTTCGGTGCGCCTCTTTTCGCAACGTCTTCGAGCGCAAGCTCGCCACTGGTCGGTGCGGCTCCAACGTCGTCATCGACGTCGACTACAGCCGTCGCTCCGCCTCTGTTTGGAACGCCGTCTTCCTCTGCCGCCGCCTCTGGAGCCTCCTCATTTGGAGGAACTGCTTCAGCCGCTAGTTCTGGTGCGCCATTGTTTGGGACAGGTCTGTCCCTGTTCGGCACAACCGCCACCTCCGCGAGTGCATCGACTCCATCTGCAGGTGGTTCCGCTTCGGCGTACTCTTCGACGACATTGCCTTCATTTGCCGAAGGTGCCTCGTCGGCGGCTGCGAGTTTGACGGCGTCAGCAGTCAGTGCAGGATCTTCGACGCCTGCTAGTTCCTTCACGGAATTTGGAGTGACCGCAACACCTGCTTCTTCAGCGACTGCTAGTTCGGTCCCAAGCTTTTCGCGGTCTACCAAAACTTCAACACCAGCTTCATCTCAAGCACCTTCTGCCACCACCGTCTCTGCTTTTA GTGCCCCTGCTACAACTTCTGCAGGAACAACAGCTTCTAGTGCCAGTACAACTGCAGCTCCTACATCATCTCTTGGCGTAGCTTCTAGTAATGG AACAACATCAAGCACCAGCTCTGCAGCTGCTAGACCTTCAGAGATTGTGTCCATGGCCACGCCGACATCGACAACTACCACACCTTTGCAGGAATCAAACATAGGCGCAGATGATCAATCAAGTGTGCCAACACCAGAACCAGCTGAAGAATCAACTACTGATCTTTCAGACGTCGAGCCAGCTGATCTAGATGCAGTCGACGAAATCCTGGGAGTAATAGAACCAAGATATGGAGAGTCCCTCCCTTCTAGTTCTGACCCTTCTGACTCATTGACGCCCGTCGCTTTCGGTGATGTTAGGGCTAAATGGGAGGAGTTATACCAACTGACAAAAGGAGGGTACTCCCAGATTGCTTCTAACTCAGCCCTCGAATGCAGAATAAAACATCTGCTTGCTGAGTTGAGTTCTGGCGAAGACTGCTTCACCAAGACTCCTGAATTTCGGCATGAGTGCGAAGAGTTTGCCAAACATTTTGCATGTGGCACTGAAGTCTATAGACTGAACTGTGACAAGATTGAGTCGTCGATAGCTGCTGAAGAAGGTTTCGACAAACTGGAAGACCGACTGACTGCAGGAAAGCAAACTCTGAAAGAACATCGCAGTTCTTATCAGGCTGCCGTGGACAGAAAGGCTGAGCTtacagaggagaaagaaagactGGAAGCGGTTCTTGCTGAAGTTCAACGCCAGATAGAATCGACCCAACTTGAAGTTCAGCGTGAAGGGAGGTCTATGAAGCAACAGCTTCGGGATGTCGTCACAACCATGCAGGAATATGATCGACAACAAACGGAAGTCGACAGGCATTTATCCATCAGAAGAGTATGTGTTGCTAATAACAAGACATTGGATGAAGACCTTTCGGATTTCAGGAGAAGTGTGAAGAAGTTGATTGATGATCCGGAATACATAGTAATCTAG